CATGGGGATGAGGATGCCCATGTACTTCGGATCGTCCGTCTTTCCCTCGGCTTCCATGCGCTTGACCTCGGCAAGCTTGGTCTGGTCCATGGCGGGCATCAGCACGTTCTTCGCGTAGGCGATGTAGGCCGGCGCGCTGGCCATCATGTCGGAGATGATCAGGCCCTTGAGGTGCTGCTGGTACTTGAGCGCGTACTCGATGGCGAGGATGCCGCCCCAGGAGTGGCCGAGCAGGTAGAAGTTGTTTTTGTCCAGGTTCAGCGCCTGGCGCACCTGTTCCACTTCCTCGACGAAACGAGGCAGGTCCCACAACGATTCGTCGGTGGGATGGTCACTGTTACCGGAGCCGAGCTGGTCGTAGTAGTAATACTCGATGCCCTGGCCGGGGAAGAAGCTGTCGAATACCTCCATGTACTCATGGGTGGCGCCCGGACCACCGTGCAGCAACAGCACCTTGACCGTGGGGTTGTTGCCCGTGCGCTTCGTCCAGACGCGGAATGTTCCCTTCGGCGTGTCGATGGTGATCATCTTCACGCCGCCGTCCAGCGGCTTGGCGTCGCGGGAGTTGTCGAAGTAGGAAGGCGGTGGCGGTGCGGCATGAGCGATGCCGATCGTCACGAAAAGCAGCGAAAGGATGGCGATGAGGCGGCGCATGGTCGTCGGATGGCCGATGAATGAGGAGATCGCACTATCCTGCGAAGGAACGGCCCTGTCCAGGCCGTTCCTTCGGGCGACTACGCCGCGCGATCAGAATTCGAAATCCGCCGCTACCGGAAAATGATCGGACGGGTAGTGGCCGTTCTTCGAGGCGGTGATGGTGCGCTGGGATGTCGCTTTCACGCCCCGGTAAAGGATCCAGTCGATCCGCTTGGTCGCCTTGCCGGTGAAAGCGTGGAAGGTATCGTCCGGGCCCTCGTGCGACGCGGCGCTGGTGCGTGCGTCCTTCAGCGTCTGGGTGAGCACGGCGTGCGATTCGCTCTCCGGACCGGTATTGAAATCGCCGGTGAGGATCACCGGCACGTCGGCTGGCAGCTTGGCGATCCAGTTGGCGATCTCGCGGGCGCCCTTCGTGCGGGCGTCTTCGTCCTGGTCGCGGTAGGGCAGGTGGGTATCCAGCAGATAAAAACGCTTGTGATCGGCGATGCGTTCGAACAACGCCCAGTTCACCATGCGTGGCATCGGATGGCCCCAGGTGATGCTGCCGACCTTGTCCGGCGTGTCGGAAAGCCAGAAATCCCCTTGTTCGACCACTTTCAGGTGGTCCTTCTTGTAAAAGATGCCCATGTGCTCGTCGTCGTGGCCGCCATACCGGTCGCGGCCGAACCAGGCATACGAGGGCAACCGGGCCACCGTGTCGTCGCCCTGTACCTTGCCCAGCTCCTGGGTGCCGATCACGTCGGGGTCGACCTGGCGGATGGTGTCGGCGAAGAGGTCGCGGCGCATCTCCCAGCGGTCAGGGCCGTCCTTGCCGGTGATCGTGCGGACGTTGAACGACATCACCTTGAGGTCGGCGGCGGAGGCGGGCAGGGCGAGTACGGCGAAGGCGGCGACGGCGAGGATTCGGATCATCGGGGGGCTTCCGGCAGGGACGATCCCCACACTATATAGGCGTCCGTCTTTCGCGACGTGACAGAATAGGCGGGTTGCAATGCCTTTTCCGGAGTTTCCATGACCGACCGCGACGATGACGCCCCCAGCGGCAACGGCCGCCGTATCGCCCTGGCCATCGTGCTGATCGCCTTCGTCGCCTCGGTGACCACGGCGATGCTGGCGTTCACCGCATCGAAGCGGGCGAACGAGCGCGATGCCGCGGGCATGGTGGCGGATGCCGCCGACCTGCACGGCATGCTATCCAACTGGACGATGCAGCGCGATGCCGTACTCGCCCTGCCGGCCGCCGATCGCGGACCGGCTCTGGCCACGCTCGACGGGCGCGCGAGCCTTCTGGCAGCGTGGAAGCCACGGACGCCCTGCGGCGCGCAGGCGCGCGATTGGCTCGACGAGAAGCTGCGCGGGCTGGGAGCGCAACTGCGCAACGGCGAACCGAGGACCGGCGACGTATCCGCCGAGTTGGACCGCTCGCTGAAGGGTTGCCGGGATATGCGCGGTCGCGACGTCACTATCTGAACGCGACCTTCGCCGTCTGGCGCGTTTGTCCACAGGCGATGTGGATAGCGCCTGCATAAGCATGTGGACAAGTCCGATTCGGCGTTTCGCGACAGGTGCTTGCGTTGCACTGGTCATCCGATGACCAGCCTTTCGGGAACTATCCACATCCGGTGTGGACAGTTCCTGCATAAGCATGTTGATAACTTCCCTTCGTCCTTGCCGGGCAAGTACTTACCTTGCGCTGGTCAACGAATCGCCAGCGACGCGGACTTCAGCTGATGCCCGTCGGGCCATCGAGCACGTTGCGGACCTTGCGTAGCAGGTCCATCCGCGCATAGGGCTTGTTGATCACGTCGAACGCCACCCCGCCGGC
This window of the Luteibacter aegosomatis genome carries:
- a CDS encoding endonuclease/exonuclease/phosphatase family protein, producing MIRILAVAAFAVLALPASAADLKVMSFNVRTITGKDGPDRWEMRRDLFADTIRQVDPDVIGTQELGKVQGDDTVARLPSYAWFGRDRYGGHDDEHMGIFYKKDHLKVVEQGDFWLSDTPDKVGSITWGHPMPRMVNWALFERIADHKRFYLLDTHLPYRDQDEDARTKGAREIANWIAKLPADVPVILTGDFNTGPESESHAVLTQTLKDARTSAASHEGPDDTFHAFTGKATKRIDWILYRGVKATSQRTITASKNGHYPSDHFPVAADFEF
- a CDS encoding proline iminopeptidase-family hydrolase is translated as MRRLIAILSLLFVTIGIAHAAPPPPSYFDNSRDAKPLDGGVKMITIDTPKGTFRVWTKRTGNNPTVKVLLLHGGPGATHEYMEVFDSFFPGQGIEYYYYDQLGSGNSDHPTDESLWDLPRFVEEVEQVRQALNLDKNNFYLLGHSWGGILAIEYALKYQQHLKGLIISDMMASAPAYIAYAKNVLMPAMDQTKLAEVKRMEAEGKTDDPKYMGILIPMHYEQHILRMPYAQWPEPVNRSFSHLNQQLYVSMQGPSELGLSGKLEHWDRFDDLAKITVPTLVIAATYDTMDPKYMASMAKRLPKGRFLLCPKGSHMAMYDDQQTYFTGLVKFIKDVDAGKPAR